Proteins from a genomic interval of Kitasatospora herbaricolor:
- a CDS encoding GPR1/FUN34/YaaH family transporter: MSNEATGAQNARSSGADAGSLGYLALGLTLLAYGLLSTGIFSGTGAKDAATLAHLVGGLTLFVAGLWQLRSGEGFTGTAFTSLGAFWATWSAAGGAGKNAAGLFLLLWALLALTLTAAGWNSGLFSRAVYGLLTVSLVVSAIAVLGSSGGLAKVGGWLAAASGLVAWYWATAALTNSGWGRAALPVK; the protein is encoded by the coding sequence GTGAGCAACGAAGCTACCGGGGCGCAGAACGCCCGGTCCTCAGGAGCCGACGCCGGTTCCCTCGGATATCTCGCACTCGGCCTGACCCTCCTCGCCTACGGCCTGCTCTCCACCGGCATCTTCAGCGGCACCGGTGCCAAGGACGCGGCCACCCTCGCCCACCTGGTCGGCGGGCTGACCCTGTTCGTCGCCGGCCTCTGGCAGCTCCGCTCGGGCGAGGGCTTCACCGGCACCGCCTTCACCAGCCTCGGGGCCTTCTGGGCCACCTGGTCGGCGGCGGGCGGGGCGGGCAAGAACGCCGCCGGCCTGTTCCTGCTGCTGTGGGCGCTGCTGGCGCTCACGCTGACCGCCGCCGGCTGGAACTCCGGCCTGTTCAGCCGCGCCGTGTACGGCCTGCTCACGGTCTCCCTGGTGGTCTCCGCGATCGCCGTCCTCGGGAGCTCCGGCGGACTCGCCAAGGTCGGTGGCTGGCTCGCCGCCGCGTCCGGCCTGGTCGCCTGGTACTGGGCCACCGCCGCGCTGACCAACAGCGGGTGGGGCCGGGCGGCACTGCCGGTCAAGTAG